The Humulus lupulus unplaced genomic scaffold, drHumLupu1.1 SCAFFOLD_158, whole genome shotgun sequence genome has a segment encoding these proteins:
- the LOC133812299 gene encoding uncharacterized protein LOC133812299, with protein MRAFIKSQDERAWKSILLGWTPPIEKYNKGNSKVKSELEWSIEDEKLYGYNNKALHAIFNGVGEDFIKLISSCESTKEAWKILQTQFEGTVDLSDIANEFLALGEKLDESVLVRKIVRVIPDRFDTKFLAMEEAKDFGKMKVEELIGSLRAFKLNQQIKKKGKPNPSIEKSKGIAFKVSKKDVSDDEMTLLTRNFQKFLKKVGNKKNFSKTPKGFNVTWSDDDSESSEEDNEKEIDSDSDSDESELNEESLAESYKVIYGKWLQVYTENRSLVIMNKEWSHNIKDLEEKNKCSEFESCSKNSEIVFLTKELDKLKRNIKMLNPGSNIFEEVQNSGQQSHAGLGFVETQSKMNTKFVKSKNMSSGYSDSTLQGSVFTAERSVSTEMK; from the exons ATGAGGGCATTCATCAAGTCACAAGATGAGAGGGCTTGGAAATCTATACTCTTGGGTTGGACTCCACCAATTGAAAAATATAATAAAGGTAAttcaaaggtaaaatctgaacttgagtgGTCCATTGAAGATGAAAAATTATATGGTTACAATAATAAAGCTTtgcatgcaatttttaatggtgttggtgaagacTTTATAAAATTGATATCATCTTGTGAATCTACAAAGGAGGCgtggaaaatccttcaaactcagtttgaaggtaCCGTTGAT TTGTCTGATATTGCAAATGAGTTTCTTGCCTTGGGAGAAAAACTAGATGAATCTGTGTTGGTTCGAAAAATAGTTCGTGTAATTCCAGACAGGTTTGACACGAAATTTCTAGCAATGGAGGAGGCTAAGGATTTTGGCAAAATGAAGGTTGAGGAGCTTATAGGTTCGTTAAGAGCATTTAAGCTAAATcaacaaataaagaaaaagggTAAGCCAAATCCTTCAATTGAAAAAAGCAAAGGTATTGCatttaaagtttctaaaaaaGATGTTTCTGATGATGAAATGACCTTGTTAACAAGAAATTTTCAAAAGTTCTTGAAAAAGGTTGGaaataaaaagaatttttcaaaaactccAAAAG gttTTAATGTTACTTGGAGTGATGATGATTCTGAAAGTAGTGAAGAGGATAATGAGAAA GAAATTGACTCTGACTCTGACTCTGACGAGTCAGAACTCAATGAGGAATCATTAGCTGAATCATACAAGGTAATTTATGGTAAGTGGTTACAGGTTTATACTGAAAATCGTTCCTTGGTTATAATGAATAAAGAATGGTCTCACAACATCAAAGATCTTGAAGAAAAGAATAAATGTAGTGAATTTGAGTCgtgttcaaaaaattctgaaattGTATTTTTGACAAAAGAACTTGACAAATtgaaaagaaatattaaaatgTTAAATCCAGGTTCTAACATTTTTGAGGAGGTTCAGAATTCAGGTCAACAGAGTCATGCTGGATTGGGTTTTGTTGAAACTCAATCGAAAATGAATACTAAATTTGTTAAATCTAAAAATATGTCTTCTGGATATTCTGATTCAACTTTGCAGGGTTCTGTTTTTACAGCTGAACGTTCTGTTTCTACAGAAATGAAGTAG